A region of the Cannabis sativa cultivar Pink pepper isolate KNU-18-1 chromosome 3, ASM2916894v1, whole genome shotgun sequence genome:
tgcaggatccgcgaaaggtccgctcagatttcctgaaagggaaaggtccgcagaggggcaaactaCAAAAAGGGattcttggccctcaggatcgagaggatcgaaaaagcgtttctgtgcaccaggaacccgAATAGAGAGGAAGAAGAAGCCAAAGATACCATCCCGCTGATCTAAGACATCAGATCAACAGAAAACATGGTGACCTACGGGATCAGCTGTACCAAAAGAAGCATACACCGGTGGTCTCCACGGGAACGCTAAACGAGGGAATTATGGCTGAGCTTGCCATACTACGcaaagacattgctcgagtctcccggagacaaaaAGGTGATGACTCAAATTCTgactgtgaggaccgggagccatgcgctaggcacatcctggaggcagagctccccaaaaattttaagatgcccgaaatggcagcttatatcGAGAACTCAGACCCTAGCGATCACGTGTCTCGGTTCAACCGTGTAATGACGGTCATCAGAGTCAGCAATGACACCAAATGTTTATGCTTCCCGTTAACGttgagtgggtccgcggaggaatggttcaagaagttGGAACCAGGATCAGTGAACTGTTGGAACAAGCTGCAAGTTAGTtttcggagacagtttgtcgccacGACAAAGGTTATTCTTGAGGTCAGTGCCCTGACTAACATTAAGAAACTACCCACAGAAacattgaaaaatttcataaagaggTTTAAGGAAGAAGCCTCAAAGactaagaaagttgatgacggacaacaactTGCACTTCTTCAAGCAGGGATCCATACGGGGACTCCATTCTAGAACGAATTATAGCAAGAAGGAGCCTCCAACCTTCAAGATTTctagaagagagtccaaaagtaCATCAACTtagaagaggcccaaatagtggcttgtgtgggatactatcccaccggaatAGCAGGGTATGTGCTCAGAGTCCAGCTCCCGGGAACCCTACCATCGGCTACTCCACCAATgagcggcatacaattctccGCTACCCCAAGATATAATCAGAGTCAGGCATTGGCCCCTGTATCTTCTCATTATGGGAATCCTTCTGGGATAAGTGGACCTGTCCTGTCTCACTCCGCTCCTACTGTAAGCCTAGTACACTCCCCAATACACCCAATACACGGAATtgacggactctcaggaacgtgtgtaTTTCGCCACCAGGCAAAATACGCGCTACCGGAGACTGCCTCCTCTGTACAGAGATAGCTCCCGAAGGGATCCCAACAAAAGATGCGAATACCATAAAGACATTGGACacaacaccaatgaatgcaaaaaccTTAAAGATGAGGTTGAAAACTTGATTCGATTGGGTCGTCTCTACGAGTGGATTAAGAACTGGCTACCTCATCTCAACCCAGTTCCGGCAGCAGGACCTTTGCCCCAAGGAGCGACAGGGTGTACGTCTGGAGCGTTGGCACCAGTCGCTCCCCCGGGGGAACCTCAGCAGATTCTTGGCCTACCACCGAGACCCAATGGAAGAGTAGCTATGATCTCTGGAGgaccccatatcggagggactACTCAAAAGGGATTGAAGCGCTACGCCGGGGCCGTAAAACATAGTGAggtttgggaagttactcagCTCCCAGCTCAGAGGCCCTGACTCATGGATCAACCGATTACGTTCACAGAAGAAGATGCAAAGACGGTGTGTTTTCCTCACCATGACCATCTGGTCATAGAGATTCCCATCGCCAACAAGATTGTGGCCAGGATCCTAATCAACAATGGAAATTCTgtgaatttgttatttaaaGAAGCCTTCACGGCAATAGGCCTCACGGACTGGGATCGTTCACcaagtggttcccaactcacggGGTTCAATGGgacaacacttatcccaatgggaaaagtgaggttGCCAGTAATCTTGTGTCCGGACACACCCCAAAGCACTTTTAATTACTGCactttcgtggtggtagactgcccGACTGCTTACAACGCTATCCTCGGCCGACCAGCCCTGGTGGACTTCGACGCAGTTACATTGATCCGACACTTGTATTTAAAGTTCCCTACTCGGGAAGCTGGAGTAGGGACCGTGAGGGGTAACCAAGGAGAGGCCAGACAATGTTATAACGTTGCTGCCCACCTACCAATACTGATGGTCCGTGAAGTTATTAAGCCAGGAATGgcagaagaagatgagttggatccccgtgtgggatccgaaaaaatcgtagaaccaatggacgACGTCGAGGAAATATCAGTATGTGACCTTGACCCCGCCAAGGTCCTCCGGCTGGGAAAAAGCCTCGagccggaggaaaaagaaaaaacaattaaaGCACTAAGGGCAGCCACGGATGTTTTTGCGTGGTGCCAAGGGGACGTGACCGGCATAAGTCCCCATGTCATAACCCATGTCCTTAACGTTAACCCGGACATGCCACTGGTTCAGCAGAAGCGACGCCCCCTCGACCCAGTGAAGGCAGAAGCcctggagaaagaggtggacaaactactAACCAGTGGCATGATCCGGGATGTGtattatccggaatggctggccaattcGGTGCTGGTGCCTAAACCAAATGGGACTTGGCATGTATGTATAGATTTTATAGATCTCAACAAGGCCTGCCCAAAAGACTGTTTCCCCTACCATGAATCGACCaaatggtggacgccacctccggattcaagctgctgtccttcatggacgcttacGCCGGCTACAACCAGATCAAGATGCACATTGCAGATCAAGAATGCACTAGCTTTaagaccgataagggggtataatgctacctggtcatgcctttcggattaAAGAATGCTGGTGCAAGCAATGGAGATGACCTCGAAGAATACTTTGAAGTTGTTTAGAGGTACGGAATGAAACTTAACCCGAAGAAATGAACTTttagggtcaaatcaggaaagtttctGGGATTTATTGTCAGCCAACGAGGGATAGAGGAAAACCtggaaaaaatccaagctctcctgaatATGCCTTCTCCTAAAAAGcacaaagatgtgcagagcttaaccggaaaggttgctgctCTGAGCAGGTTTATCTCCCGATCCACAGACAAGTGCATtcctttcttcaacatcctaaagaaatgccaaaaatTCGAATGGtctgacgagtgcgaggagacattcaaaaaactaaaagagaaCATGGCTAAACACccgatcctatcaaaacccattctcggagaagacttgttcctataCTTGGCTATCTCTGAGAATGCGGTTAGCGCGACCTTAGTACGGGAAGAGGAAAAAACTCaccatcccgtgtactatgttagaaAACGCATGATAGGGCAAAAACATGATACCCGATGatcgaaaaactagttttttgccTCCGAATGGCCTCAAGAAAGCTAAGACCATAGTTTCTGGCTCACCCAATCAAAGTATtaaccaaccacccgctccgaCAAGTTCTACAAAAACCAGAGGCGTCCAGGAGACTTTTCAAATGGGCTATGGAGTTAAGCCAATTTGATCTACATTACATACCACAGACCTCCATAAAAGGGCAAGCGCTAGCAGACTTCATCACGAAGTGCCATGAGGCAGAGGCTAACACAAGCATGCCCACACCGCAAGTCCTAGCGTGGAAAGTGTTTGTGGATGGCGCCTCCAACAAAAATGGATTTGGAGCGAGGGTAGCAATGATATCCCCAAACAGACTTCGACTCTAGGCAGCCCTACGGTTCAAATTCATAGCTtctaacaatgaggccgaatatgaggccttgatagcagggctgagattagcAAAAGTCGTGGGGGCTAGAAGAGTAGAAGTCTTCAGTGATTCACAACTTGTAGTGAACCAAGTATTGGGGGAATAACAAACGCGCGGAGAAAAAATGGTGCAGTAGTCCGAGAgttgctccacgagttcacggactacaaagtagaaagactccccaaaaaaaaaaacgctCACGCAGACTgtttggctaagttagcctcagaCAGCGAAATTGAGAAACTGGGGGTGGTGCCTGTGGAACGCCTTTCGGAACCAAGCATTAAAGCCAAGATTACTGTGGCGACAGTTGAACAAGAGCTCAACTGGATGATCCCCATCATCGAATACATAACCAATGGCGACTTGCCCCAAGAAAAGGCACTATCCAGAAGGATACAATACCAAGCGCaccgttatgtgatgatggagAACATTCTCTAttgaagaggactcagcatgccgtATCTAAGGTGTGTATCGAACCCTGAAGCTAAgaaaattatgctagaggtccatgagggGTTCTgcggagatcatacaggaggcccaagtctctcaaagaaaatacttAGATAAGGGTATTTCTGGCCAactatgaaaaaagattgtatagactatgtccaaaaatgtgattcgtgccaaaggttcgcgaacataccaagAGCCCCTCCCAACGAGATta
Encoded here:
- the LOC115710738 gene encoding uncharacterized protein LOC115710738, with product MAAYIENSDPSDHVSRFNRVMTVIRVSNDTKCLCFPLTLSGSAEEWFKKLEPGSVNCWNKLQVSFRRQFVATTKVILEVSALTNIKKLPTETLKNFIKRFKEEASKTKKVDDGQQLALLQAGIHTGTPF